A window from Telopea speciosissima isolate NSW1024214 ecotype Mountain lineage chromosome 8, Tspe_v1, whole genome shotgun sequence encodes these proteins:
- the LOC122670419 gene encoding protein PGR isoform X1 → METLVIQSSIALLIASVVAARAFLRKSLDRSGAFFGFLVMALHFAVGYRFGALLLAFFITSSKLTKVGEDKKRSIDADFKEGGQRNWIQVLANSGIATVLVVIAGKLTRCQDKCLDSKDSALVTCLIGGIIGHYSCCNGDTWSSEIGMLSNAQPRLITTFKPVRRGTNGAVTTTGLLAAAAAGGVIGLTFVLFGFFTTKCNYDIALKQLLVIPLAVIAGLFGSLIDSLLGATLQFSGFCTVRNKVVGKPGPTVKKISGMTILDNNAVNLVSVMLTTLLTSIACLYIF, encoded by the exons ATGGAGACACTTGTGATTCAATCCTCAATTGCTTTGCTGATCGCTTCTGTTGTCGCCGCCAGAGCTTTCTTAAGGAAATCTCTCGATCGATCGGGAGCGTTTTTCGGCTTCTTGGTCATGGCCCTTCACTTTGCCGTTGGATACAG GTTTGGTGCTCTGCTGCTTGCTTTCTTCATCACTTCGTCTAAGCTAACCAAAGTAGGAGAAGATAAGAAGCGAAGCATCGACGCTGATTTCAAGGAAGGAGGGCAGCGCAATTG GATACAGGTTCTTGCTAATAGCGGAATTGCTACTGTTTTGGTTGTAATTGCTGGAAAATTGACGAGATGTCAAGACAAATGCTTAGACTCAAAAGACTCTGCACTAGTAACATGCCTCATTGGAGGGATTATTGGACACTATTCTTGCTGCAACGGGGACACTTGGTCATCGGAGATTGGGATGCTTAGCAATGCTCAGCCACGATTAATCACAACCTTCAAG CCAGTTAGGAGGGGTACAAATGGTGCTGTCACAACCACAGGACTGCTAGCAGCTGCAGCTGCCGGTGGCGTCATTGGATTGACATTTGTTCTCTTTGGGTTCTTCACAACGAAATGCAATTATGATATAGCTTTGAAGCAGCTACTGGTGATACCCCTTGCAGTGATTGCGGGACTATTTGGAAGTTTAATAGACTCTTTGTTGGGGGCAACATTGCAATTCAGTGGATTCTGCACAGTACGTAATAAG GTTGTGGGAAAGCCTGGACCAACAGTGAAGAAGATTTCAGGTATGACCATCCTCGACAACAACGCTGTGAACCTTGTTTCAGTTATGCTGACAACCCTGTTGACTTCCATCGCCTGCTTATACATtttctga
- the LOC122670419 gene encoding protein PGR isoform X2 — protein METLVIQSSIALLIASVVAARAFLRKSLDRSGAFFGFLVMALHFAVGYRFGALLLAFFITSSKLTKVGEDKKRSIDADFKEGGQRNWIQVLANSGIATVLVVIAGKLTRCQDKCLDSKDSALVTCLIGGIIGHYSCCNGDTWSSEIGMLSNAQPRLITTFKPVRRGTNGAVTTTGLLAAAAAGGVIGLTFVLFGFFTTKCNYDIALKQLLVIPLAVIAGLFGSLIDSLLGATLQFSGFCTVVGKPGPTVKKISGMTILDNNAVNLVSVMLTTLLTSIACLYIF, from the exons ATGGAGACACTTGTGATTCAATCCTCAATTGCTTTGCTGATCGCTTCTGTTGTCGCCGCCAGAGCTTTCTTAAGGAAATCTCTCGATCGATCGGGAGCGTTTTTCGGCTTCTTGGTCATGGCCCTTCACTTTGCCGTTGGATACAG GTTTGGTGCTCTGCTGCTTGCTTTCTTCATCACTTCGTCTAAGCTAACCAAAGTAGGAGAAGATAAGAAGCGAAGCATCGACGCTGATTTCAAGGAAGGAGGGCAGCGCAATTG GATACAGGTTCTTGCTAATAGCGGAATTGCTACTGTTTTGGTTGTAATTGCTGGAAAATTGACGAGATGTCAAGACAAATGCTTAGACTCAAAAGACTCTGCACTAGTAACATGCCTCATTGGAGGGATTATTGGACACTATTCTTGCTGCAACGGGGACACTTGGTCATCGGAGATTGGGATGCTTAGCAATGCTCAGCCACGATTAATCACAACCTTCAAG CCAGTTAGGAGGGGTACAAATGGTGCTGTCACAACCACAGGACTGCTAGCAGCTGCAGCTGCCGGTGGCGTCATTGGATTGACATTTGTTCTCTTTGGGTTCTTCACAACGAAATGCAATTATGATATAGCTTTGAAGCAGCTACTGGTGATACCCCTTGCAGTGATTGCGGGACTATTTGGAAGTTTAATAGACTCTTTGTTGGGGGCAACATTGCAATTCAGTGGATTCTGCACA GTTGTGGGAAAGCCTGGACCAACAGTGAAGAAGATTTCAGGTATGACCATCCTCGACAACAACGCTGTGAACCTTGTTTCAGTTATGCTGACAACCCTGTTGACTTCCATCGCCTGCTTATACATtttctga